The Pseudochaenichthys georgianus chromosome 24, fPseGeo1.2, whole genome shotgun sequence genome includes a region encoding these proteins:
- the LOC117439500 gene encoding uncharacterized protein isoform X1, with protein MLRLGSILLWMAAAIILCQARPNVKLNSQSSSGLRSDCAANVMRLSLDKALAVGNQLEVEAINGTKHILLTPSMAAQCGYSMESDPWGNTRIYTSLMGCFVDNKDDATFNVGLRLQMYGENPSDVVSHDVSQTCSYTRWASREILCDRNYMEVSHHMANRDAKGQTRDGKDEKLNANLEASGASQGIWKMTFYTPEPVTMVLQEAEQAGYTAKTTSSRLVMRSPYNTAETYSEDVAGVPMEVFRVSAYYMAPQGLNVVNLAAACPKGGVLFTEDMISWHVPRRVTPLLDGRITVSEMHMGINGQRLDRSQMAARGYTLSTTDFHIVVEIPVGSPDGYYKSHAPDYQYHITYFVEPMLEVLWREDDTQDDTRYKVLFPIMTPLMPQSPQIQDDTVPETRVFSVLLGTFLHDVELRNITFSTGVLTVEESNAKGFTVQEHSLANGSKSFSLQVPFDADVVLKHNPERMVTSYFLPLIFGLIVLPEETPFALPVDLQASLQDVVLPIIAGTCDQNQFYISVKFGSHGSNFKAIVGPRELTAEMAEDYNFYENGTHLSLILPYTAKDAVFELLTAESVKSRIDLLLLDRANDWVLADLYLACYFPLKATECHPNGTMTAVAVKVESTRNLKPSQLTLKDQSCTPQFSDDRVAYFSFSVDTCGTTRTFFDNYMMYENEIRLSYNNAKGAANTSPVDPDYRQTISCFYVVNETQTVAFSAKPRTYEPAAEIGTGELMVQMRLSQNPSYELFYQAEDYPVVKYLQQPLYFEVELMHSTDPHLELIAENCWATLYEDRTSLPSWDIIVDSCENRNDSYATIFHPVASDSRVLVPSHIKRFSVKMFTLTKDDEVLKDQMYVHCDAVICDTSSQADGSCRGQCVHPPGQSYSRPAGVKKERRSTDSTRQRQISSGAIILANL; from the exons ATGCTGAGGCTTGGGAgcat TTTGTTATGGATGGCTGCAGCTATCATCTTGTGTCAAGCCAGGCCTAATGTGAAGCTAAATTCGCAGTCAA GCAGTGGGTTAAGGTCTGACTGTGCCGCAAATGTAATGAGACTGTCGTTGGACAAGGCTTTAGCAGTGGGAAACCAGCTTGAGGTGGAGGCGATCA ATGGCACCAAGCACATTTTGTTAACACCTAGCATGGCTGCTCAGTGTGGATACAGCATGGAGTCTGACCCGTGGGGTAACACCAGAATCTACACCTCCCTGATGGGCTGCTTTGTGGACAACAAG gaTGATGCTACATTTAACGTTGGCTTGAGACTTCAGATGTACGGCGAGAATCCATCAGACGTGGTCAGTCATGATGTGTCTCAGACTTGCAGCTACACTCGCTGGGCCTCCAGGGAGATCCTCTGCGACAGGAACTACATGGAA GTTTCGCACCACATGGCTAACCGTGATGCTAAGGGTCAGACTCGGGATGGTAAAGACGAGAAGCTCAACGCCAATCTTGAA GCCTCTGGTGCATCACAAGGTATCTGGAAGATGACGTTTTACACCCCAGAACCAGTGACCATGGTGTTGCAAGAGGCTGAACAAGCCGGCTACACTGCCAAAACTACCTCTAGTCGTCTGGTTATGCGAAGCCCATACAATACAGCAGAGACTTATTCAGAGGAT GTGGCTGGAGTCCCCATGGAAGTTTTCAGGGTGAGCGCCTACTACATGGCACCACAGGGTCTGAATGTAGTGAACTTGGCAGCTGCTTGTCCCAAAG GTGGCGTCCTCTTCACCGAGGATATGATCTCTTGGCACGTACCTCGCCGTGTGACTCCTCTGTTGGATGGCAGAATTACAGTCTCAGAAATGCACATGGGAATCAACGGGCAGAGGCTTGATAGATCTCAGATGGCCGCACGGGGGTACACACTGAGCACCACAGACTTCCACATCGTCGTCGAGATCCCAGTGGGCTCGCCTGATGGTTACTACAAG AGCCATGCCCCAGATTACCAGTACCACATCACCTACTTTGTGGAGCCCATGCTTGAGGTACTGTGGAGAGAAGATGACACCCAAGATGATACCAGATACAAGGTTTTGTTCCCCATCATGACTCCTCTGATGCCTCAATCTCCCCAAATCCAGGATG ACACTGTCCCAGAGACTCGGGTGTTCAGCGTTCTCTTGGGAACCTTCCTCCATGACGTTGAGCTGAGGAACATCACCTTCTCCACCGGGGTCCTCACTGTTGAGGAGAGCAATGCCAAAGGCTTCACAGTCCAAGAACACAGCTTGGCTAATGGCTCCAAGAGCTTCTCTCTTCAAGTGCCCTTTGATGCCGATGTTGTCTTAAAACAT AATCCTGAGCGCATGGTTACATCCTACTTCCTCCCTCTGATCTTTGGGTTGATCGTCCTGCCTGAAGAAACTCCTTTTGCTCTCCCGGTCGACCTGCAGGCCTCTCTGCAGGATGTTG TGTTACCCATCATTGCTGGCACCTGTGACCAGAACCAGTTTTACATCAGCGTGAAGTTCGGGAGTCACGGCTCTAATTTCAAGGCTATCGTTGGACCTCGAGAGCTGACGGCTGAGATGGCTGAAGACTACAATTTCTATGAGAACGGCACACACCTCAGCCTCATTCTGCCATACACTGCCAAGGACGCTGTTTTCGAG CTGCTCACTGCAGAATCAGTCAAATCCAGAATTGACCTGCTTCTGTTGGATCGTGCAAACGACTGGGTGCTTGCTGATCTCTATCTGGCTTGCTACTTCCCCTTGAAAGCAACAG AGTGCCACCCCAATGGCACAATGACCGCTGTGGCTGTGAAGGTTGAATCGACTCGTAATCTGAAGCCAAGTCAGCTGACGCTAAAGGACCAGTCCTGCACACCACAGTTCAGCGACGATCGCGTTGCATATTTCTCCTTCAGTGTGGATACCTGTGGAACCACCAGAACG TTCTTTGACAACTACATGATGTATGAAAATGAGATCCGCTTGTCTTACAACAACGCCAAAGGAGCAGCCAACACATCACCAGTTGATCCTGATTACAG GCAAACCATTTCCTGCTTCTATGTGGTCAATGAGACTCAGACTGTTGCCTTCAGCGCTAAACCAAGAACCTATGAGCCCGCTGCAGAGATCGGCACCGGGGAGCTGATGGTGCAGATGAGGCTTTCCCAAA ATCCATCCTACGAGCTCTTCTACCAAGCAGAGGATTATCCAGTGGTGAAATATCTGCAGCAGCCTCTGTattttgaggtggagctgatgcattCTACCGACCCGCACTTGGAACTCATTGCTGAGAACTGTTGGGCAACCCTTTATGAAGATAGGACATCTCTGCCAAGCTGGGACATCATTGTGGACAG CTGTGAGAATCGCAATGACAGCTATGCAACCATTTTCCATCCCGTTGCGAGTGACTCCAGAGTTTTAGTCCCGTCCCACATCAAGCGCTTCTCTGTAAAGATGTTCACTCTCACTAAAGATGACGAGGTTCTGAAAGACCAG ATGTATGTCCACTGTGATGCAGTGATTTGTGACACAAGCAGCCAGGCAGATGGTTCCTGCAGAGGCCAGTGTGTGCATCCTCCAGGTCAGAGCTACTCAAGACCTGCAGGTGTAAAAAAGG AGCGAAGAAGCACCGACTCAACACGCCAAAGGCAGATCTCCTCTGGGGCAATTATTCTGGCGAACCTTTGA
- the LOC117439500 gene encoding uncharacterized protein isoform X2: MLRLGSILLWMAAAIILCQARPNVKLNSQSSSGLRSDCAANVMRLSLDKALAVGNQLEVEAINGTKHILLTPSMAAQCGYSMESDPWGNTRIYTSLMGCFVDNKDDATFNVGLRLQMYGENPSDVVSHDVSQTCSYTRWASREILCDRNYMEVSHHMANRDAKGQTRDGKDEKLNANLEASGASQGIWKMTFYTPEPVTMVLQEAEQAGYTAKTTSSRLVMRSPYNTAETYSEDVAGVPMEVFRVSAYYMAPQGLNVVNLAAACPKGGVLFTEDMISWHVPRRVTPLLDGRITVSEMHMGINGQRLDRSQMAARGYTLSTTDFHIVVEIPVGSPDGYYKSHAPDYQYHITYFVEPMLEVLWREDDTQDDTRYKVLFPIMTPLMPQSPQIQDDTVPETRVFSVLLGTFLHDVELRNITFSTGVLTVEESNAKGFTVQEHSLANGSKSFSLQVPFDADVVLKHNPERMVTSYFLPLIFGLIVLPEETPFALPVDLQASLQDVVLPIIAGTCDQNQFYISVKFGSHGSNFKAIVGPRELTAEMAEDYNFYENGTHLSLILPYTAKDAVFELLTAESVKSRIDLLLLDRANDWVLADLYLACYFPLKATECHPNGTMTAVAVKVESTRNLKPSQLTLKDQSCTPQFSDDRVAYFSFSVDTCGTTRTFFDNYMMYENEIRLSYNNAKGAANTSPVDPDYRQTISCFYVVNETQTVAFSAKPRTYEPAAEIGTGELMVQMRLSQNPSYELFYQAEDYPVVKYLQQPLYFEVELMHSTDPHLELIAENCWATLYEDRTSLPSWDIIVDSCENRNDSYATIFHPVASDSRVLVPSHIKRFSVKMFTLTKDDEVLKDQMYVHCDAVICDTSSQADGSCRGQCVHPPGQSYSRPAERRSTDSTRQRQISSGAIILANL, translated from the exons ATGCTGAGGCTTGGGAgcat TTTGTTATGGATGGCTGCAGCTATCATCTTGTGTCAAGCCAGGCCTAATGTGAAGCTAAATTCGCAGTCAA GCAGTGGGTTAAGGTCTGACTGTGCCGCAAATGTAATGAGACTGTCGTTGGACAAGGCTTTAGCAGTGGGAAACCAGCTTGAGGTGGAGGCGATCA ATGGCACCAAGCACATTTTGTTAACACCTAGCATGGCTGCTCAGTGTGGATACAGCATGGAGTCTGACCCGTGGGGTAACACCAGAATCTACACCTCCCTGATGGGCTGCTTTGTGGACAACAAG gaTGATGCTACATTTAACGTTGGCTTGAGACTTCAGATGTACGGCGAGAATCCATCAGACGTGGTCAGTCATGATGTGTCTCAGACTTGCAGCTACACTCGCTGGGCCTCCAGGGAGATCCTCTGCGACAGGAACTACATGGAA GTTTCGCACCACATGGCTAACCGTGATGCTAAGGGTCAGACTCGGGATGGTAAAGACGAGAAGCTCAACGCCAATCTTGAA GCCTCTGGTGCATCACAAGGTATCTGGAAGATGACGTTTTACACCCCAGAACCAGTGACCATGGTGTTGCAAGAGGCTGAACAAGCCGGCTACACTGCCAAAACTACCTCTAGTCGTCTGGTTATGCGAAGCCCATACAATACAGCAGAGACTTATTCAGAGGAT GTGGCTGGAGTCCCCATGGAAGTTTTCAGGGTGAGCGCCTACTACATGGCACCACAGGGTCTGAATGTAGTGAACTTGGCAGCTGCTTGTCCCAAAG GTGGCGTCCTCTTCACCGAGGATATGATCTCTTGGCACGTACCTCGCCGTGTGACTCCTCTGTTGGATGGCAGAATTACAGTCTCAGAAATGCACATGGGAATCAACGGGCAGAGGCTTGATAGATCTCAGATGGCCGCACGGGGGTACACACTGAGCACCACAGACTTCCACATCGTCGTCGAGATCCCAGTGGGCTCGCCTGATGGTTACTACAAG AGCCATGCCCCAGATTACCAGTACCACATCACCTACTTTGTGGAGCCCATGCTTGAGGTACTGTGGAGAGAAGATGACACCCAAGATGATACCAGATACAAGGTTTTGTTCCCCATCATGACTCCTCTGATGCCTCAATCTCCCCAAATCCAGGATG ACACTGTCCCAGAGACTCGGGTGTTCAGCGTTCTCTTGGGAACCTTCCTCCATGACGTTGAGCTGAGGAACATCACCTTCTCCACCGGGGTCCTCACTGTTGAGGAGAGCAATGCCAAAGGCTTCACAGTCCAAGAACACAGCTTGGCTAATGGCTCCAAGAGCTTCTCTCTTCAAGTGCCCTTTGATGCCGATGTTGTCTTAAAACAT AATCCTGAGCGCATGGTTACATCCTACTTCCTCCCTCTGATCTTTGGGTTGATCGTCCTGCCTGAAGAAACTCCTTTTGCTCTCCCGGTCGACCTGCAGGCCTCTCTGCAGGATGTTG TGTTACCCATCATTGCTGGCACCTGTGACCAGAACCAGTTTTACATCAGCGTGAAGTTCGGGAGTCACGGCTCTAATTTCAAGGCTATCGTTGGACCTCGAGAGCTGACGGCTGAGATGGCTGAAGACTACAATTTCTATGAGAACGGCACACACCTCAGCCTCATTCTGCCATACACTGCCAAGGACGCTGTTTTCGAG CTGCTCACTGCAGAATCAGTCAAATCCAGAATTGACCTGCTTCTGTTGGATCGTGCAAACGACTGGGTGCTTGCTGATCTCTATCTGGCTTGCTACTTCCCCTTGAAAGCAACAG AGTGCCACCCCAATGGCACAATGACCGCTGTGGCTGTGAAGGTTGAATCGACTCGTAATCTGAAGCCAAGTCAGCTGACGCTAAAGGACCAGTCCTGCACACCACAGTTCAGCGACGATCGCGTTGCATATTTCTCCTTCAGTGTGGATACCTGTGGAACCACCAGAACG TTCTTTGACAACTACATGATGTATGAAAATGAGATCCGCTTGTCTTACAACAACGCCAAAGGAGCAGCCAACACATCACCAGTTGATCCTGATTACAG GCAAACCATTTCCTGCTTCTATGTGGTCAATGAGACTCAGACTGTTGCCTTCAGCGCTAAACCAAGAACCTATGAGCCCGCTGCAGAGATCGGCACCGGGGAGCTGATGGTGCAGATGAGGCTTTCCCAAA ATCCATCCTACGAGCTCTTCTACCAAGCAGAGGATTATCCAGTGGTGAAATATCTGCAGCAGCCTCTGTattttgaggtggagctgatgcattCTACCGACCCGCACTTGGAACTCATTGCTGAGAACTGTTGGGCAACCCTTTATGAAGATAGGACATCTCTGCCAAGCTGGGACATCATTGTGGACAG CTGTGAGAATCGCAATGACAGCTATGCAACCATTTTCCATCCCGTTGCGAGTGACTCCAGAGTTTTAGTCCCGTCCCACATCAAGCGCTTCTCTGTAAAGATGTTCACTCTCACTAAAGATGACGAGGTTCTGAAAGACCAG ATGTATGTCCACTGTGATGCAGTGATTTGTGACACAAGCAGCCAGGCAGATGGTTCCTGCAGAGGCCAGTGTGTGCATCCTCCAGGTCAGAGCTACTCAAGACCTGCAG AGCGAAGAAGCACCGACTCAACACGCCAAAGGCAGATCTCCTCTGGGGCAATTATTCTGGCGAACCTTTGA
- the LOC117439500 gene encoding uncharacterized protein isoform X3, whose protein sequence is MLRLGSILLWMAAAIILCQARPNVKLNSQSSSGLRSDCAANVMRLSLDKALAVGNQLEVEAINGTKHILLTPSMAAQCGYSMESDPWGNTRIYTSLMGCFVDNKDDATFNVGLRLQMYGENPSDVVSHDVSQTCSYTRWASREILCDRNYMEVSHHMANRDAKGQTRDGKDEKLNANLEASGASQGIWKMTFYTPEPVTMVLQEAEQAGYTAKTTSSRLVMRSPYNTAETYSEDVAGVPMEVFRVSAYYMAPQGLNVVNLAAACPKGGVLFTEDMISWHVPRRVTPLLDGRITVSEMHMGINGQRLDRSQMAARGYTLSTTDFHIVVEIPVGSPDGYYKSHAPDYQYHITYFVEPMLEVLWREDDTQDDTRYKVLFPIMTPLMPQSPQIQDDTVPETRVFSVLLGTFLHDVELRNITFSTGVLTVEESNAKGFTVQEHSLANGSKSFSLQVPFDADVVLKHNPERMVTSYFLPLIFGLIVLPEETPFALPVDLQASLQDVVLPIIAGTCDQNQFYISVKFGSHGSNFKAIVGPRELTAEMAEDYNFYENGTHLSLILPYTAKDAVFELLTAESVKSRIDLLLLDRANDWVLADLYLACYFPLKATECHPNGTMTAVAVKVESTRNLKPSQLTLKDQSCTPQFSDDRVAYFSFSVDTCGTTRTFFDNYMMYENEIRLSYNNAKGAANTSPVDPDYRQTISCFYVVNETQTVAFSAKPRTYEPAAEIGTGELMVQMRLSQNPSYELFYQAEDYPVVKYLQQPLYFEVELMHSTDPHLELIAENCWATLYEDRTSLPSWDIIVDSCENRNDSYATIFHPVASDSRVLVPSHIKRFSVKMFTLTKDDEVLKDQMYVHCDAVICDTSSQADGSCRGQCVHPPERRSTDSTRQRQISSGAIILANL, encoded by the exons ATGCTGAGGCTTGGGAgcat TTTGTTATGGATGGCTGCAGCTATCATCTTGTGTCAAGCCAGGCCTAATGTGAAGCTAAATTCGCAGTCAA GCAGTGGGTTAAGGTCTGACTGTGCCGCAAATGTAATGAGACTGTCGTTGGACAAGGCTTTAGCAGTGGGAAACCAGCTTGAGGTGGAGGCGATCA ATGGCACCAAGCACATTTTGTTAACACCTAGCATGGCTGCTCAGTGTGGATACAGCATGGAGTCTGACCCGTGGGGTAACACCAGAATCTACACCTCCCTGATGGGCTGCTTTGTGGACAACAAG gaTGATGCTACATTTAACGTTGGCTTGAGACTTCAGATGTACGGCGAGAATCCATCAGACGTGGTCAGTCATGATGTGTCTCAGACTTGCAGCTACACTCGCTGGGCCTCCAGGGAGATCCTCTGCGACAGGAACTACATGGAA GTTTCGCACCACATGGCTAACCGTGATGCTAAGGGTCAGACTCGGGATGGTAAAGACGAGAAGCTCAACGCCAATCTTGAA GCCTCTGGTGCATCACAAGGTATCTGGAAGATGACGTTTTACACCCCAGAACCAGTGACCATGGTGTTGCAAGAGGCTGAACAAGCCGGCTACACTGCCAAAACTACCTCTAGTCGTCTGGTTATGCGAAGCCCATACAATACAGCAGAGACTTATTCAGAGGAT GTGGCTGGAGTCCCCATGGAAGTTTTCAGGGTGAGCGCCTACTACATGGCACCACAGGGTCTGAATGTAGTGAACTTGGCAGCTGCTTGTCCCAAAG GTGGCGTCCTCTTCACCGAGGATATGATCTCTTGGCACGTACCTCGCCGTGTGACTCCTCTGTTGGATGGCAGAATTACAGTCTCAGAAATGCACATGGGAATCAACGGGCAGAGGCTTGATAGATCTCAGATGGCCGCACGGGGGTACACACTGAGCACCACAGACTTCCACATCGTCGTCGAGATCCCAGTGGGCTCGCCTGATGGTTACTACAAG AGCCATGCCCCAGATTACCAGTACCACATCACCTACTTTGTGGAGCCCATGCTTGAGGTACTGTGGAGAGAAGATGACACCCAAGATGATACCAGATACAAGGTTTTGTTCCCCATCATGACTCCTCTGATGCCTCAATCTCCCCAAATCCAGGATG ACACTGTCCCAGAGACTCGGGTGTTCAGCGTTCTCTTGGGAACCTTCCTCCATGACGTTGAGCTGAGGAACATCACCTTCTCCACCGGGGTCCTCACTGTTGAGGAGAGCAATGCCAAAGGCTTCACAGTCCAAGAACACAGCTTGGCTAATGGCTCCAAGAGCTTCTCTCTTCAAGTGCCCTTTGATGCCGATGTTGTCTTAAAACAT AATCCTGAGCGCATGGTTACATCCTACTTCCTCCCTCTGATCTTTGGGTTGATCGTCCTGCCTGAAGAAACTCCTTTTGCTCTCCCGGTCGACCTGCAGGCCTCTCTGCAGGATGTTG TGTTACCCATCATTGCTGGCACCTGTGACCAGAACCAGTTTTACATCAGCGTGAAGTTCGGGAGTCACGGCTCTAATTTCAAGGCTATCGTTGGACCTCGAGAGCTGACGGCTGAGATGGCTGAAGACTACAATTTCTATGAGAACGGCACACACCTCAGCCTCATTCTGCCATACACTGCCAAGGACGCTGTTTTCGAG CTGCTCACTGCAGAATCAGTCAAATCCAGAATTGACCTGCTTCTGTTGGATCGTGCAAACGACTGGGTGCTTGCTGATCTCTATCTGGCTTGCTACTTCCCCTTGAAAGCAACAG AGTGCCACCCCAATGGCACAATGACCGCTGTGGCTGTGAAGGTTGAATCGACTCGTAATCTGAAGCCAAGTCAGCTGACGCTAAAGGACCAGTCCTGCACACCACAGTTCAGCGACGATCGCGTTGCATATTTCTCCTTCAGTGTGGATACCTGTGGAACCACCAGAACG TTCTTTGACAACTACATGATGTATGAAAATGAGATCCGCTTGTCTTACAACAACGCCAAAGGAGCAGCCAACACATCACCAGTTGATCCTGATTACAG GCAAACCATTTCCTGCTTCTATGTGGTCAATGAGACTCAGACTGTTGCCTTCAGCGCTAAACCAAGAACCTATGAGCCCGCTGCAGAGATCGGCACCGGGGAGCTGATGGTGCAGATGAGGCTTTCCCAAA ATCCATCCTACGAGCTCTTCTACCAAGCAGAGGATTATCCAGTGGTGAAATATCTGCAGCAGCCTCTGTattttgaggtggagctgatgcattCTACCGACCCGCACTTGGAACTCATTGCTGAGAACTGTTGGGCAACCCTTTATGAAGATAGGACATCTCTGCCAAGCTGGGACATCATTGTGGACAG CTGTGAGAATCGCAATGACAGCTATGCAACCATTTTCCATCCCGTTGCGAGTGACTCCAGAGTTTTAGTCCCGTCCCACATCAAGCGCTTCTCTGTAAAGATGTTCACTCTCACTAAAGATGACGAGGTTCTGAAAGACCAG ATGTATGTCCACTGTGATGCAGTGATTTGTGACACAAGCAGCCAGGCAGATGGTTCCTGCAGAGGCCAGTGTGTGCATCCTCCAG AGCGAAGAAGCACCGACTCAACACGCCAAAGGCAGATCTCCTCTGGGGCAATTATTCTGGCGAACCTTTGA
- the LOC117439500 gene encoding uncharacterized protein isoform X4, whose protein sequence is MLRLGSILLWMAAAIILCQARPNVKLNSQSSSGLRSDCAANVMRLSLDKALAVGNQLEVEAINGTKHILLTPSMAAQCGYSMESDPWGNTRIYTSLMGCFVDNKDDATFNVGLRLQMYGENPSDVVSHDVSQTCSYTRWASREILCDRNYMEVSHHMANRDAKGQTRDGKDEKLNANLEASGASQGIWKMTFYTPEPVTMVLQEAEQAGYTAKTTSSRLVMRSPYNTAETYSEDVAGVPMEVFRVSAYYMAPQGLNVVNLAAACPKGGVLFTEDMISWHVPRRVTPLLDGRITVSEMHMGINGQRLDRSQMAARGYTLSTTDFHIVVEIPVGSPDGYYKSHAPDYQYHITYFVEPMLEVLWREDDTQDDTRYKVLFPIMTPLMPQSPQIQDDTVPETRVFSVLLGTFLHDVELRNITFSTGVLTVEESNAKGFTVQEHSLANGSKSFSLQVPFDADVVLKHNPERMVTSYFLPLIFGLIVLPEETPFALPVDLQASLQDVVLPIIAGTCDQNQFYISVKFGSHGSNFKAIVGPRELTAEMAEDYNFYENGTHLSLILPYTAKDAVFELLTAESVKSRIDLLLLDRANDWVLADLYLACYFPLKATECHPNGTMTAVAVKVESTRNLKPSQLTLKDQSCTPQFSDDRVAYFSFSVDTCGTTRTFFDNYMMYENEIRLSYNNAKGAANTSPVDPDYRQTISCFYVVNETQTVAFSAKPRTYEPAAEIGTGELMVQMRLSQSMIHPTSSSTKQRIIQW, encoded by the exons ATGCTGAGGCTTGGGAgcat TTTGTTATGGATGGCTGCAGCTATCATCTTGTGTCAAGCCAGGCCTAATGTGAAGCTAAATTCGCAGTCAA GCAGTGGGTTAAGGTCTGACTGTGCCGCAAATGTAATGAGACTGTCGTTGGACAAGGCTTTAGCAGTGGGAAACCAGCTTGAGGTGGAGGCGATCA ATGGCACCAAGCACATTTTGTTAACACCTAGCATGGCTGCTCAGTGTGGATACAGCATGGAGTCTGACCCGTGGGGTAACACCAGAATCTACACCTCCCTGATGGGCTGCTTTGTGGACAACAAG gaTGATGCTACATTTAACGTTGGCTTGAGACTTCAGATGTACGGCGAGAATCCATCAGACGTGGTCAGTCATGATGTGTCTCAGACTTGCAGCTACACTCGCTGGGCCTCCAGGGAGATCCTCTGCGACAGGAACTACATGGAA GTTTCGCACCACATGGCTAACCGTGATGCTAAGGGTCAGACTCGGGATGGTAAAGACGAGAAGCTCAACGCCAATCTTGAA GCCTCTGGTGCATCACAAGGTATCTGGAAGATGACGTTTTACACCCCAGAACCAGTGACCATGGTGTTGCAAGAGGCTGAACAAGCCGGCTACACTGCCAAAACTACCTCTAGTCGTCTGGTTATGCGAAGCCCATACAATACAGCAGAGACTTATTCAGAGGAT GTGGCTGGAGTCCCCATGGAAGTTTTCAGGGTGAGCGCCTACTACATGGCACCACAGGGTCTGAATGTAGTGAACTTGGCAGCTGCTTGTCCCAAAG GTGGCGTCCTCTTCACCGAGGATATGATCTCTTGGCACGTACCTCGCCGTGTGACTCCTCTGTTGGATGGCAGAATTACAGTCTCAGAAATGCACATGGGAATCAACGGGCAGAGGCTTGATAGATCTCAGATGGCCGCACGGGGGTACACACTGAGCACCACAGACTTCCACATCGTCGTCGAGATCCCAGTGGGCTCGCCTGATGGTTACTACAAG AGCCATGCCCCAGATTACCAGTACCACATCACCTACTTTGTGGAGCCCATGCTTGAGGTACTGTGGAGAGAAGATGACACCCAAGATGATACCAGATACAAGGTTTTGTTCCCCATCATGACTCCTCTGATGCCTCAATCTCCCCAAATCCAGGATG ACACTGTCCCAGAGACTCGGGTGTTCAGCGTTCTCTTGGGAACCTTCCTCCATGACGTTGAGCTGAGGAACATCACCTTCTCCACCGGGGTCCTCACTGTTGAGGAGAGCAATGCCAAAGGCTTCACAGTCCAAGAACACAGCTTGGCTAATGGCTCCAAGAGCTTCTCTCTTCAAGTGCCCTTTGATGCCGATGTTGTCTTAAAACAT AATCCTGAGCGCATGGTTACATCCTACTTCCTCCCTCTGATCTTTGGGTTGATCGTCCTGCCTGAAGAAACTCCTTTTGCTCTCCCGGTCGACCTGCAGGCCTCTCTGCAGGATGTTG TGTTACCCATCATTGCTGGCACCTGTGACCAGAACCAGTTTTACATCAGCGTGAAGTTCGGGAGTCACGGCTCTAATTTCAAGGCTATCGTTGGACCTCGAGAGCTGACGGCTGAGATGGCTGAAGACTACAATTTCTATGAGAACGGCACACACCTCAGCCTCATTCTGCCATACACTGCCAAGGACGCTGTTTTCGAG CTGCTCACTGCAGAATCAGTCAAATCCAGAATTGACCTGCTTCTGTTGGATCGTGCAAACGACTGGGTGCTTGCTGATCTCTATCTGGCTTGCTACTTCCCCTTGAAAGCAACAG AGTGCCACCCCAATGGCACAATGACCGCTGTGGCTGTGAAGGTTGAATCGACTCGTAATCTGAAGCCAAGTCAGCTGACGCTAAAGGACCAGTCCTGCACACCACAGTTCAGCGACGATCGCGTTGCATATTTCTCCTTCAGTGTGGATACCTGTGGAACCACCAGAACG TTCTTTGACAACTACATGATGTATGAAAATGAGATCCGCTTGTCTTACAACAACGCCAAAGGAGCAGCCAACACATCACCAGTTGATCCTGATTACAG GCAAACCATTTCCTGCTTCTATGTGGTCAATGAGACTCAGACTGTTGCCTTCAGCGCTAAACCAAGAACCTATGAGCCCGCTGCAGAGATCGGCACCGGGGAGCTGATGGTGCAGATGAGGCTTTCCCAAAGCATG ATCCATCCTACGAGCTCTTCTACCAAGCAGAGGATTATCCAGTGGTGA